From the genome of Malus sylvestris chromosome 6, drMalSylv7.2, whole genome shotgun sequence, one region includes:
- the LOC126625811 gene encoding ABC transporter A family member 2-like — protein MALRSGFPLLFQQYKALLRKNLLISWRSKRASFIQLFASFFFIVLIFFIQEGLEARNKKSADFRSVRDPKPLVSPPIPPCERKYSVEKPCFDFVWSGNGSARISSIVSGIMANNPGRPIRPSKVKSFGTKEDVNTWLFNNPLHCSGALHFVERNATVISYGIQTNSTPVKARGRYEDSTFKFQIPLQIAAEREIARSLIGVPNFSWDVSLKEFAHPNREVSIDLAQLLPPFFFAAAMFSFVFQMSSLITEKELKLRQVMTMMGLYDTAYWFSWFTWDGIMVLLSSLFTVLFGMLFRFDFFLNNSFAVVFLVFFLFQLNMIGFSFLLSTFLRNSSSSTTVGFAVFIVGSITQIVTAFGFPYDSTDFKMKYRILWSFFPPNLLARAIVLLAQVTANPQDIGISWSRRAKCPANDYSDCLMTINGIYKWLVSTFFLWFILAIYFDNIIPNVSGVRKSVFYFLNPGYWTGKGGNKLKEGGICSCIGSAPPKEHLTPDDEDVLEEENLVKQQTKEGTVDPNIAVQIRGLVKTYPGTFSIGCCKYRRTKPHHAVKGLWVNFAKDQLFCLLGPNGAGKTTAISCLTGITPFTGGDALIYGDSARSSVGMANIRKIVGFCPQFDILWNALSGQEHLHLFASIKGLPSASVKSDAEKLLAEVRLTEAAKVRAGSYSGGMKRRLSFAVALIGDPKLIILDEPTTGMDPITRRHVWDVIEGAKRGRAIVLTTHSMEEADILGDRIGIMAKGRLRCIGTSIRLKSRFGTGFIANVSFSGSTNEQRPPSRDAVATSHHEAVKEFFKCHLGVEPKEENREFLTFVIPHDREGLLTNFFAELQNKDREFGIADIQLGLTTLEEVFLNIAGQAELEAATAEGRLVTLTLASGDSVQIPVGARFVGIPGTESAEHPSGVMVEVFWQQDDSGALCISGHSPETPIPPNVEITPSRTDSVSQGRSRGQSRPVQGIVINPDQISTRHSRSNF, from the exons ATGGCTTTGCGGAGCGGCTTTCCGCTGCTGTTCCAGCAGTACAAGGCGCTGCTGAGGAAGAACCTCCTGATCTCGTGGCGGAGCAAAAGAGCCTCCTTTATCCAGCTCTTcgcctccttcttcttcatcgtcctcatcttcttcatccaGGAGGGCCTCGAGGCTCGCAACAAGAAATCCGCCGACTTCCGGAGCGTCAGGGACCCCAAGCCTCTGGTTTCGCCGCCGATTCCGCCGTGCGAGCGCAAGTACTCTGTTGAAAAGCCGTGTTTCGATTTCGTGTGGAGCGGAAATGGGAGCGCGAGGATTAGTAGTATTGTCAGTGGGATTATGGCGAATAATCCGGGCCGGCCGATTAGGCCGTCGAAG GTCAAATCGTTTGGAACGAAAGAGGATGTAAATACATGGCTATTTAATAATCCTCTGCATTGCTCAGGAGCCTTGCATTTTGTGGAGAGAAACGCCACTGTGATCAGCTATGGCATACAGACCAATTCTACTCCTGTTAAAGCCCGGGGGCGATATGAAGATTCGACATTCAAGTTTCAAATACCGCTTCAGATTGCTGCTGAGCGTGAAATCGCTAGGTCTCTGATTGGAG TTCCAAATTTTAGCTGGGATGTTTCACTCAAGGAATTCGCACACCCTAACCGGGAGGTTTCCATTGATTTGGCTCAACTATTACCACCCTTCTTTTTTGCTGCTGCCATGTTCAGTTTTGTGTTTCAAATGTCCTCTTTGATCACAGAGAAAGAACTAAAGCTTCGGCAG GTGATGACAATGATGGGCCTTTATGATACTGCATATTGGTTCTCATGGTTCACATGGGACGGAATTATGGTACTATTGTCATCACTTTTCACAGTTCTCTTCGGAATGCTGTTTCGATTTGATTTTTTCCTAAATAACAGTTTTGCAGTCGTattccttgtcttcttccttTTCCAACTCAATATG ATTGGTTTTTCCTTTCTGCTGTCAACCTTCctaaggaactcatcttcatccaCAACTGTCGGTTTTGCGGTGTTTATTGTCGGCTCTATAACCCAG ATTGTTACAGCGTTTGGTTTTCCCTATGATTCAACAGACTTCAAGATGAAATATCGAATACTCTGGTCATTTTTCCCACCTAATCTTCTTGCCAGAGCTATAGTATTACTTGCTCAAGTAACAGCCAATCCACAAGATATTGGGATTAGCTGGAGTAGAAGGGCCAAATGCCCGGCAAATGACTATAGTGATTGTCTTATGACAATT AATGGCATTTATAAATGGCTGGTGTCGACATTCTTCCTCTGGTTTATATTGGCTATCTACTTCGATAATATCATTCCGAATGTATCTGGTGTGAGAAAATCAGTGTTCTACTTTCTAAATCCCGGATACTGGACAGGGAAAGGTGGAAACAAATTGAAAG AGGGTGGCATATGTAGTTGCATCGGTTCAGCTCCACCAAAGGAGCATCTTACTCCAGACGATGAAGATGTCCTTGAAGAGGAGAACCTTGTCAAACAACAAACTAAGGAAGGCACAGTTGATCCGAACATTGCAGTTCAGATACGAGGTCTTGTAAAGACATATCCCGGTACCTTCAGTATTGGCTGTTGCAAGTACAGGAGAACTAAGCCTCACCATGCTGTCAAG GGATTGTGGGTGAACTTTGCGAAGGATCAGTTATTTTGTCTACTTGGTCCGAATGGAGCCGGGAAAACCACTGCAATCAGTTGTTTAACTGGCATCACACCATTTACTGGAGGAGATG CTTTGATTTATGGAGATTCCGCCCGGAGCTCTGTTGGTATGGCAAATATTCGAAAAATCGTAGGATTTTGTCCGCAG TTTGATATTCTTTGGAATGCGTTGTCTGGGCAAGAGCACCTCCACCTTTTCGCTAGTATTAAAGGCCTCCCCTCAGCTTCAGTAAAATCA GATGCTGAGAAGTTATTGGCAGAGGTGAGACTCACCGAGGCAGCAAAAGTCAGGGCTGGGAGTTACAGTGGAGGAATGAAACGTCGCCTGAGTTTTGCAGTAGCCCTTATTGGTGATCCGAAGTTGATTATCTTAGATGAACCG ACAACTGGTATGGATCCGATAACAAGGAGGCATGTATGGGACGTCATAGAGGGGGCGAAAAGAGGCCGTGCAATTGTCCTAACCACTCACTCGATGGAAGAAGCTGACATTTTAGGTGACAGGATTGGAATAATGGCGAAGGGTAGGCTCCGTTGCATTGGAACTTCAATCAGGCTGAAGTCGAGGTTTGGAACTGGTTTTATCGCCAATGTGAGCTTCAGCGGAAGCACGAATGAACAAAGGCCTCCAAGCAGGGATGCAGTTGCTACATCTCACCATGAGGCTGTGAAGGAGTTCTTTAAATGC CATTTGGGTGTTGAACCAAAAGAAGAGAACAGGGAATTTCTGACCTTTGTTATTCCTCATGATAGAGAGGGGCTTCTGACG AATTTTTTCGCGGAGCTCCAAAACAAAGACAGAGAATTTGGTATAGCGGACATCCAACTTGGGCTTACAACTCTCGAAGAAGTGTTCTTGAATATCGCAGGGCAGGCGGAGCTAGAAGCTGCCACGGCAGAGGGGAGGCTGGTCACTCTCACTTTAGCATCTGGTGACTCAGTTCAG ATACCGGTAGGAGCTAGGTTTGTGGGGATTCCAGGAACCGAGTCTGCAGAGCATCCAAGTGGTGTTATGGTTGAAGTATTCTGGCAGCAAGATGATTCAGGCGCCCTCTGCATTTCCGGCCACTCTCCGGAAACCCCAATACCTCCTAATGTTGAAATAACACCGTCACGCACAGACTCGGTCAGCCAGGGTCGGAGCCGGGGGCAGTCCCGACCAGTTCAGGGGATTGTGATTAACCCTGACCAAATTAGTACAAGACATTCTCGGTCGAACTTCTAG